ACGGCCCGGATGTCCTGGGCTTCGAGCACGCGCAGGCGCGGATCCGTGCGCAGGTCCCGGTCGAGCTGGCCGCGACCCAACTCGACGGCGAGGACGGCGGCGGCCCCCTGCTCGAGCGCGTACTGGCTGAAGCCGCCGCTGGCGGCGCCGCCGTCGACGACCTGGCGCCCCTGGAAAGCGACCGGCTTGCCGGCGAGGAAGCGGCGGAGCTTGTCGTAGCCACGGCCGACACGGCGAGCGTTGGCCGCCGTGGCGAGGGTGATCCCTTGCTCCGCGCGCACGGGCTCGGCGGGGCGGGTGACGACCCGCCCGTCCACGCTCACCAGCCCCTCGAGAATGAACTCGCGCCCCTGGTTTCGGCTGCGGACAAGACCCCGCTCGACGAGCACCCGGTCGAGGCGGGCGCTCACAGGGGACGGCCGCCGGCGCGGCGGTCGGCGAGCAGCCGGTTGCCGAGCAGGGTCGCTTCGATGCGCCCGGCGAGGTGGGCCGCGTCGAGCCCGGCGGCAGCCAGGAGCTCCTCTCGCGTACCCTGCCCGCAGAAGGCGTGCGGCAGGCTGAGCGTGAGCAGGCGCGGCCCCTGGCCGAGCGTGCGGAAGTGGCGCAGCACGGCCTCGCCGAAGCCGCCCACCGGGCTGTTCTCCTCCACCGTGACGAGAAGGCCGGCGGGATCGGCCAGCGCGTCCAGGGCGACGGTGTCCAGGGGGGCGAGGAAGCGCGCGTCGACGAGTCCGGCCCGCAGGCCGCGCGCCGCGAGCAGGCGGACCGCTGCTTCGGCGGGGGCGACCATGCTGCCCAGCGCCCAGATGTCCAGCTCTTCCCCCTGCTGCAGGCGGAGGCTGCGCCCAAGCGGCAGCGGTTCCAGGGGCGCCCGCTCGCGGAGCCCGCGGGCGGCGCCGCGCGGGTAGCGCAGGGCGATCGGCCCGGCGCTGTGTGCCGCAGCCGTTGCCAGCATGCGGCGCAGCTCGTTCTCGTCGCTGGGCGCCATCAGCGTCAGACCGGGGATCATGCTCAGGTAGCCCAGGTCCAGCGCGCCGTGGTGCGTGGGACCGTCCTCCCCCACCAGGCCGGCGCGGTCGATGGCGAAGACGACGGGCAGCTGCTGCAGCGCGACGTCGTGCACGATCTGATCGAAGGCGCGCTGCAGGAAGGTG
This portion of the bacterium genome encodes:
- a CDS encoding TlyA family rRNA (cytidine-2'-O)-methyltransferase — encoded protein: MSARLDRVLVERGLVRSRNQGREFILEGLVSVDGRVVTRPAEPVRAEQGITLATAANARRVGRGYDKLRRFLAGKPVAFQGRQVVDGGAASGGFSQYALEQGAAAVLAVELGRGQLDRDLRTDPRLRVLEAQDIRAVTALPAPCEILLLDLSFISLCAVLPKLKLPLAPAAWLVALIKPQFEAPPGALTAGGRLRDGALAERLRDQVLDCARAQGWEIIAVETVAPGPDQRQREYFALATWRGHDAGEGRR